AATTAATTTAAAGGCTTCAAGAATTCCAAACGTAATGGTTAATCGGTCCATCGGTTTACGTACACTTTTTGACAAATAAATATTGTAACTCCCATCTTCTTGCCGATCAGCTTGAGAACTTAAATAGTGAGAAGCCTGCTTTTGTATAAATTTAAAGAAGTCTTCATAGGTAGATCCCACTTGATAACCGGATATTTCATTGGATTTTATCACAGGTTTTGCATTCGTAGCGGAATTGAGTGTATTATATCTTACCATTGAATGAAGAATAATTTGAGCTAAGCTAGATGCTTCATACTTATCAATCTTTAAAGACTTTTGAATCCATTCCTTTAGATGTTCCGGTTGGAAATACGTATTAGTTAAAGCATAACGACTAAAGAATTGATTAATGCTTTGAAGTTTCTGAGAAAACTGAGCAGTAATGTATTCAAGTGTGTGTTGACTTTGGAAATTCAAAATGAATGTAGGATCTACTTCATTTAAGAAATTCAATTTAATCATTTCATCATGCTCATGAAATCTTCGTTTAAAGTCTGGAAATGAAAGTTTACGATATTTTTTTTCCCAGATTTCTTTTAGATTGAGTTCGTAAATCGCGCTGTGTAGATTCGAGTTAATTGGACGAATATAACGAGCAAATTCGCGGTTCTGATTTTGTCTTAAAAGTTTTTCTCCCTGAGGTGTAACTGTAAAGTACTCTCTAGAAAATAAGCCACGAGGACGGGCTACAAAGGGAGCGAAACCGAACTTGTTCACAAAATCTTTTTCAATTAAAAGCAAAGCGGTTTTTAATTTCCCTTCCACGTCGGTATCTTCAATTCGGTTATTGGATGTGAAGATATAAGCAAAGTCTTCCACGTTTACTAACAAGTTACGGGCACGTTTTTTTTCTTTATAAATGTTATAAATTTTTTGGGCAACAAGTTGTAATTCACTTCTTCGAATTGTAGACATACCATGTAACCTTTTAATATGAGAAAAGTCATTCTTCAAAAAGTCAAAGTACGCATGACCTGAAATGGATTCATCTCGAGCTGCTCGACCAATCTCTTGAACATAATCGCAAACATTTCCTGTCGGTGCATAATGATATACGACATTGATGTCAGGTAAATCAATACCCATTCCATATGCTTTAGTGGCGAACATTATTTTTGAATCGCCGTTAGCAAACTTTTGATGATTTTCGTCTTTATTTGCTTTATTCAAACTCCCGAAATATACGACAATTTCTTTGGAAAGCCTTGGGTGGTGCTCTTCAATGTAAGTTTGCAGCTGATTGATAAGAGGTATTGTCGGGAAGTATACTAGCACTTTAGAATTTTGTTTCATAAAATATTTTAATCGTTTCGAAACGAATTCAAATTTTGCAAGGCGGTACTCATTTGTTTTCAAATCTTTTGAATGAGTATCGATCTTCATTTGAATGTCATTTCTTTTCACTTGCCCAAGATAAAACTTAGGGTTTATTAATCCCAAACTATCACGAGTTTCTTTATACATATCCTCTTCTCCACCATAAATTGCAGTTGCGGTGAATGTAGCAATTGGAAACTTCATTTCTTTACGCAACTTTTGAAGGTAAGGACCTAGATACCAGTAATCTGAACGGAAAGCCTTTCCCCATGTAGTGACAATATGTGCCTCATCCACTATAAATAAGCCTACTTTAGTTTCCTCACCAATTAACATTTTAATGTCAGATCTACTCAAAAGTGTTTCAGGAGAAATATATAAAATTGCTATTTCCTTATTTCGAATACGTTCTTGAATTTCAGCTTTTTCAGCCGGAGTTACATTTGAATTTATTGTAGCAACATTATGAATGCCGCGTTCTTTTAAATTTCTGACCTGATCGTTCATTAAACCTATAAGTGGTGAAATAACGATCGTTAATAATTGATGTTCTTTGTAAATTAAAAAAGAAGGGAGTTGGAACATTACGGATTTTCCAGCACCTGTTGAAGAGGTGATAAAAATGTCTCTGAAAGGTAGCTGCTTTTGTGCATTATCAATTTCTTCAACGATATCGTGTATGATCTGAGCCTGAGAAACATCTATTAATTCTTTCGAATGGTCAGGATCTTTGTACATTTTTAAAGTTCTAAATGAGCTGTATCCAAAATATTCATCTAATACTCGAAGGTATTTCGATTCATCAAACTTTTTCACTGATAACGACTTTTGAGTGAAGGTGATTTTGATTTTTTTATTTAATTTTAAAAGGGTAGATAAACGATTGAAGTAATTATTAATAAATAAATCATGTTGATTTGAATGCACGACATTGACTAGTTGTGTATTTTCACTATGTAGTAATTTGTTTGTTATAAGTAAAAAGTCTGTTTGATCTTCTTGCAATTCTAAAACAATATCATATGCGTCATAGCTGTCCATGGATTGACTTAAATTAGGCAAATCCTGATAAAATGGAGTCAGCATATCCAAAATGTCTTGATCAATAGAATATGATGCATAGACATTGTCTAATTTGATTACATTACTATAAAATTTCACTACGGCTTCGAAATTAGGAGCGATAATCTCTCGATCATCTTCTTCAAAATCGCTAAGAACCTCACTAAAATTGTCGAAGGTATAAAAGATTGGAAATGT
The sequence above is drawn from the Exiguobacterium aurantiacum genome and encodes:
- a CDS encoding DEAD/DEAH box helicase; this encodes MKPLLRISKEDLQKHIKNESSSRKTLFVLFGFKPDELKDLSDHKLLDDSFPQPLEAFENSSSVLSNVVKKMGSSDAFFWCTAEEYQFYIYNQLDNFFDMQLLYNNLYHSTFPIFYTFDNFSEVLSDFEEDDREIIAPNFEAVVKFYSNVIKLDNVYASYSIDQDILDMLTPFYQDLPNLSQSMDSYDAYDIVLELQEDQTDFLLITNKLLHSENTQLVNVVHSNQHDLFINNYFNRLSTLLKLNKKIKITFTQKSLSVKKFDESKYLRVLDEYFGYSSFRTLKMYKDPDHSKELIDVSQAQIIHDIVEEIDNAQKQLPFRDIFITSSTGAGKSVMFQLPSFLIYKEHQLLTIVISPLIGLMNDQVRNLKERGIHNVATINSNVTPAEKAEIQERIRNKEIAILYISPETLLSRSDIKMLIGEETKVGLFIVDEAHIVTTWGKAFRSDYWYLGPYLQKLRKEMKFPIATFTATAIYGGEEDMYKETRDSLGLINPKFYLGQVKRNDIQMKIDTHSKDLKTNEYRLAKFEFVSKRLKYFMKQNSKVLVYFPTIPLINQLQTYIEEHHPRLSKEIVVYFGSLNKANKDENHQKFANGDSKIMFATKAYGMGIDLPDINVVYHYAPTGNVCDYVQEIGRAARDESISGHAYFDFLKNDFSHIKRLHGMSTIRRSELQLVAQKIYNIYKEKKRARNLLVNVEDFAYIFTSNNRIEDTDVEGKLKTALLLIEKDFVNKFGFAPFVARPRGLFSREYFTVTPQGEKLLRQNQNREFARYIRPINSNLHSAIYELNLKEIWEKKYRKLSFPDFKRRFHEHDEMIKLNFLNEVDPTFILNFQSQHTLEYITAQFSQKLQSINQFFSRYALTNTYFQPEHLKEWIQKSLKIDKYEASSLAQIILHSMVRYNTLNSATNAKPVIKSNEISGYQVGSTYEDFFKFIQKQASHYLSSQADRQEDGSYNIYLSKSVRKPMDRLTITFGILEAFKLINYQLQGGNTPEIYIRINSTLTLESLIKNPEKYQNQILNNVHYRHKLSIAMLKHIFENKMDTATFWEVIEDYFLGKIPQAVLIEAKELK